From the genome of Cinclus cinclus chromosome 12, bCinCin1.1, whole genome shotgun sequence, one region includes:
- the BARX1 gene encoding homeobox protein BarH-like 1, whose product MQNPLELGAARYFPAEAFPDHRSHRYRSFMIEEILTDPPDAKGAAPAGELLKFGVQALLSARPYHNHLAVLKAEPAAVFKFPLAPLGCSGLGSALLAAGSGLQGGSASPHLPLELHLRGKLEPGPPEPGKAKKGRRSRTVFTELQLMGLEKRFEKQKYLSTPDRIDLAESLGLSQLQVKTWYQNRRMKWKKIVLQGGGLESPTKPKGRPKKNSIPSSEQLSEQERARDAEKPPESLGSPAEVSQEE is encoded by the exons ATGCAGAACCCGCTGGAACTGGGCGCCGCTCGCTACTTCCCGGCCGAAGCCTTCCCCGACCACCGCTCCCACCGCTACCGCAGCTTCATGATCGAGGAGATCCTCACCGACCCCCCGGACGCCAAAGGGGCCGCGCCGGCCGGGGAGCTGCTCAAGTTCGGGGTGCAGGCGCTGCTCTCCGCCCGGCCCTACCACAACCACCTCG CGGTGCTGAAGGCGGAGCCGGCCGCCGTGTTTAAGTTCCCGCTGGCTCCCCTGGGCTGCTCGGGGCTGGGCTCGGCGCTGCTGGCCGCCGGCTCGGGACTGCAGGGCGGCTCCGCCTCGCCGCATCTCCCGCTGGAGCTGCACCTCCGCGGGAAGCTGGAGCCGGGTCCCCCGGAGCCGGGCAAGGCCAAGAAGGGCCGCCGCAGCCGCACCGTCTTCACCgagctgcagctcatggggCTGGAGAAGCGCTTCGAGAAGCAGAAATATCTCTCCACGCCCGACAG AATAGACCTGGCCGAATCGCTGGGGCTCAGCCAGCTCCAGGTGAAAACTTGGTACCAGAACCGGCGcatgaaatggaagaaaata GTGTTGCAAGGGGGCGGCCTGGAGTCCCCCACCAAGCCCAAGGGCCGCCCGAAGAAGAACTCGATCCCCAGCAGCGAGCAGCTCTCGGAGCAGGAGCGCGCCCGGGACGCCGAGAAGCCGCCCGAGAGCCTGGGCTCGCCGGCCGAAGTCAGCCAGGAGGAGTGA